In Candidatus Cohnella colombiensis, one DNA window encodes the following:
- the cysC gene encoding adenylyl-sulfate kinase gives MPREVIERMNGHKGRVVWFTGLPGSGKTTLANEVEKEMLQCGIRCVVIDGDCLRKGLNQDLGFSEAHRIENLRRAAEVALMFVEAGFLVLAPLISPSESGRVIVRQCFQQEDYTELFIKCSLTECKRRDPKGMYRLAEAGELPNFTGVSAPYEPPVQPDLVLDTEKINLQHCVETLANYLRLKTKKLNP, from the coding sequence ATACCTAGAGAAGTCATAGAAAGAATGAACGGGCACAAGGGTCGAGTTGTTTGGTTTACCGGCTTGCCTGGTTCAGGCAAAACAACGTTGGCCAATGAAGTGGAAAAAGAGATGCTTCAATGTGGTATCCGATGTGTAGTCATTGATGGAGATTGTTTGAGAAAGGGACTAAATCAAGATCTCGGATTTTCCGAAGCACATCGGATAGAAAATCTTCGACGAGCCGCCGAAGTTGCGCTTATGTTCGTGGAAGCAGGTTTTCTCGTCTTAGCTCCACTTATATCGCCCTCCGAATCTGGTAGGGTAATCGTCAGGCAGTGTTTTCAGCAGGAAGATTATACAGAATTATTTATTAAGTGTTCATTAACGGAATGCAAGCGGCGGGATCCGAAGGGGATGTACCGCCTCGCCGAAGCCGGCGAACTTCCGAATTTCACGGGCGTATCTGCACCATACGAACCACCAGTTCAGCCTGACCTTGTGCTGGATACGGAGAAAATTAATTTGCAGCACTGCGTCGAGACCCTCGCCAACTATTTACGATTAAAAACAAAAAAACTAAACCCATAA
- a CDS encoding helix-turn-helix domain-containing protein: MEKQPELCQVDDALGILVGKWKPLILLHLLQSGTNRFSELKRHLPGITQKMLTQQLRELEEDDIITRKVYPQVPPKVEYSITEYGKTLEPILEAMHEWGTKHTQHKRQKLIQNSL; the protein is encoded by the coding sequence ATGGAAAAACAACCGGAATTATGCCAAGTAGACGATGCACTAGGTATATTAGTAGGGAAATGGAAACCCCTTATTTTATTGCATCTGTTACAGTCAGGGACGAACAGATTCAGTGAGCTAAAAAGACATTTACCTGGAATTACCCAAAAAATGCTGACACAACAGCTCAGGGAATTAGAGGAAGATGATATTATCACGCGCAAAGTATATCCACAGGTACCTCCAAAAGTTGAGTATTCTATTACAGAATACGGGAAGACCTTAGAACCGATTCTGGAAGCCATGCATGAATGGGGAACCAAGCACACCCAGCATAAAAGACAAAAGCTAATTCAAAACAGCCTATAA
- a CDS encoding alpha-glucosidase: MQEPWWKTTVVYQVYPRSFQDSNGDGIGDLRGIIQRLDYLQTLGIGAIWLSPVYKSPNDDNGYDISDYQDIMDEFGTMSDMDELIGEAYKRNIRIVIDLVVNHTSDEHAWFIESRKGKDNPYRDYYIWRDPVDGEAPNDLRSIFSGSAWQYDEHSGQYYLHLFSKKQPDLNWENPKVHHEVWDMMNFWLEKGVGGFRMDVIDLIGKIPDEKVTGNGPKLHEYLQQMNKATFGRYDVMTVGETWGATPDIAKLYSDPKRQELSMVFQFEHISLDQQEGKDKWDLKPLSIPELKLVLSKWQTALGNEGWNSLFWNNHDLPRIVSRWGNDKEYRTQSAKMFAILLHMMKGTPYIYQGEEIGMTNCPITDINEVNDIESINMYHERLANGYSKEEIINSINAKGRDNARTPMQWDRSGQAGFSTATPWLHVNPNYPSINVADNLADPNSIFHCYRRLIELRKQNPIVVYGDYELVDDVPEQVFLYLRKHEDQVWAVAANIGAERMLVQLPAFGKSADVIVSNYSRAEVDFSNLELQPYEAFAVKLI, translated from the coding sequence ATGCAAGAGCCATGGTGGAAAACAACTGTCGTTTATCAGGTGTACCCAAGAAGTTTCCAAGACAGCAACGGAGATGGCATCGGCGATCTTCGAGGCATTATCCAGCGCTTGGATTACTTGCAGACGCTGGGCATCGGAGCGATCTGGCTCAGCCCGGTATACAAATCCCCGAACGACGACAACGGATACGATATTAGTGATTATCAGGACATTATGGATGAATTCGGTACGATGAGCGATATGGATGAGCTAATCGGAGAGGCATACAAGCGGAACATCCGTATTGTTATTGACCTTGTCGTGAACCATACGTCCGATGAGCATGCATGGTTCATTGAGTCTCGCAAGGGCAAAGATAATCCGTACCGAGATTATTATATTTGGAGAGATCCGGTGGATGGAGAAGCGCCGAACGACTTGCGTTCGATTTTTAGCGGTTCGGCATGGCAATACGATGAGCATAGCGGCCAATACTATCTGCATCTGTTTAGCAAGAAGCAGCCGGACTTGAACTGGGAGAACCCGAAGGTTCACCACGAAGTTTGGGACATGATGAACTTCTGGCTCGAGAAGGGCGTCGGCGGCTTCCGCATGGATGTCATCGACCTCATCGGCAAAATCCCGGACGAGAAGGTGACAGGCAACGGTCCGAAGCTTCATGAATATTTGCAGCAAATGAACAAGGCGACGTTCGGCCGGTATGATGTCATGACGGTGGGTGAAACGTGGGGCGCGACACCGGACATTGCGAAGCTGTACTCGGATCCCAAAAGGCAAGAACTGTCGATGGTATTCCAGTTCGAACATATTTCGCTGGATCAGCAGGAAGGGAAAGACAAGTGGGATCTGAAGCCTCTTTCAATCCCGGAGCTAAAGCTGGTTCTGAGCAAATGGCAGACCGCGCTGGGCAACGAAGGCTGGAACAGTCTGTTCTGGAACAACCACGATTTGCCGCGAATCGTCTCACGTTGGGGGAATGACAAGGAATATCGCACGCAAAGCGCGAAGATGTTTGCCATCCTCCTCCACATGATGAAGGGAACTCCTTATATTTATCAGGGCGAAGAGATCGGAATGACGAACTGTCCGATTACCGATATTAACGAAGTAAACGATATCGAGAGCATCAATATGTATCACGAGCGCCTTGCGAACGGTTACAGCAAAGAAGAGATCATTAACTCGATTAACGCAAAAGGACGCGATAACGCCAGAACACCGATGCAGTGGGATCGTTCTGGACAAGCTGGCTTTTCGACGGCGACGCCGTGGCTACATGTCAACCCGAACTATCCGAGTATCAACGTGGCCGACAACTTGGCTGACCCGAATTCGATTTTCCATTGCTATCGCCGGTTGATCGAGCTCAGAAAACAAAACCCGATCGTGGTTTATGGAGATTACGAGCTTGTCGACGACGTGCCGGAGCAAGTATTCCTGTATTTGCGCAAACACGAAGACCAAGTGTGGGCGGTGGCGGCGAACATCGGAGCGGAAAGGATGCTCGTTCAACTGCCTGCATTCGGCAAAAGCGCGGATGTCATCGTCAGCAACTATAGTCGCGCGGAAGTAGATTTTTCGAACCTTGAGCTTCAGCCCTACGAGGCATTCGCGGTTAAACTTATTTAA
- a CDS encoding MFS transporter: MSKRKGKLWTNQYLIIIILSLVMFSSFYMITAGFPIFVSTISDNPAIAGIMTTTLMLASLITRFFASVIIQKVNMKLLLIISLFYFLGTIGLTFINNSIGFLIFIRALQGIGFCMLTNLVFTISSNIVPKSRLGEGIVFFAMSTSVGTTIGPLIAISYLAKYSFRSMMILTLGLMTFSFVCSFFTKNNTVNTEKESPQATKKEPFYKYMYDKRVLLPCILVAFNYMAIAGIVNFMGAFGKEISVGGRISQFFIAQGIAMVLIRAFSGKIFDKFGHRILIIPAAISGAGGLILLGYSTRMGMVLVSGVLFGVAFAIIHPIIQAWALTLVPPEKKATANSMLLIFIDFGLAIGSVGLGFLVKSVGYGMTFSYSAAFMIAILILYLMGSKKTLALEANKKKSS; encoded by the coding sequence ATGAGTAAGAGAAAAGGAAAGCTGTGGACAAATCAATATTTAATAATAATCATATTGTCTTTAGTCATGTTCTCATCCTTCTATATGATTACAGCAGGCTTTCCGATTTTTGTATCAACCATTAGTGATAATCCTGCGATTGCAGGAATCATGACCACGACCTTAATGTTAGCCTCACTAATTACGCGCTTCTTTGCTAGTGTAATTATCCAAAAAGTGAATATGAAATTACTCCTCATTATTTCCCTCTTTTATTTTTTGGGCACAATCGGTCTTACTTTTATAAACAACTCCATCGGTTTTTTAATATTCATTAGAGCACTACAAGGGATTGGATTTTGTATGCTTACGAATTTAGTCTTTACGATATCAAGTAATATCGTTCCTAAATCTCGGTTAGGTGAGGGCATTGTTTTTTTCGCAATGTCTACAAGCGTTGGCACGACAATTGGGCCATTAATCGCGATATCTTATCTTGCAAAATATTCATTCCGGTCGATGATGATTTTAACTCTGGGTCTTATGACTTTTTCATTTGTGTGTAGTTTTTTCACCAAAAATAATACGGTTAATACAGAAAAAGAAAGTCCACAGGCGACAAAAAAAGAACCTTTCTATAAGTACATGTACGATAAGCGTGTGCTTCTTCCATGTATTTTGGTAGCGTTTAATTATATGGCGATTGCAGGGATAGTCAACTTTATGGGGGCTTTTGGTAAAGAGATCAGTGTTGGCGGAAGAATTTCACAGTTTTTTATCGCACAAGGCATTGCAATGGTACTCATTCGTGCTTTCTCCGGTAAAATTTTTGATAAATTTGGTCACCGGATCCTCATTATTCCCGCCGCTATATCAGGGGCTGGAGGGTTGATCTTATTAGGCTACTCTACTCGTATGGGGATGGTTTTGGTCTCTGGGGTATTATTCGGAGTCGCTTTTGCTATAATCCACCCAATTATTCAAGCTTGGGCATTAACTCTTGTTCCACCTGAGAAAAAGGCAACAGCAAATTCCATGCTGCTTATTTTTATAGATTTTGGTTTAGCCATTGGATCAGTAGGACTTGGATTCTTAGTAAAAAGTGTTGGGTACGGCATGACCTTTAGTTATTCTGCAGCTTTTATGATTGCTATCTTGATATTGTATCTAATGGGGAGCAAGAAAACGTTAGCATTGGAAGCTAATAAGAAAAAATCATCCTAA
- a CDS encoding LacI family DNA-binding transcriptional regulator, protein MSNATIKDVAKLTGVSVATVSRVLHNLTGYSAETRSKVLQAIEELGYRPNAIARGLINKRTQTIGVLFPDVSSSFSSDILNGIEETSHEHGFSVIVCNTARNGERTLKYLQVLQEKQVDGVIVASQSINQAYEAELMSMNVPVVLINTLAHHNQIVTVKVDDRQAAYDATAYLISNGHREIAMISGNRDDLLAGSTRLSGYRQALEDQGLTYVEDRIAYGDFRYESGRSAMKQLLDTNLPFTALFVASDEMAIGAMGVAHEAGIRIPEDISIIGFDDLLISRMSIPPLTTIHQPLQQMGRSASEMLIRMMDTSGEVHPIIAEHSIVERATVRRLAK, encoded by the coding sequence ATGAGCAATGCGACGATCAAAGACGTGGCTAAGCTGACCGGGGTGTCAGTGGCGACGGTATCGAGAGTGCTGCACAACTTGACGGGTTACTCAGCAGAGACGAGAAGCAAGGTGTTACAGGCGATCGAAGAGCTTGGCTATCGCCCTAATGCTATCGCCAGAGGGCTCATCAACAAGCGGACGCAAACGATTGGAGTGCTTTTCCCAGATGTATCTAGTAGCTTCTCCTCAGATATCTTAAATGGAATTGAAGAAACCTCGCATGAGCATGGGTTCAGCGTCATTGTGTGCAATACCGCGCGTAACGGTGAGCGGACGCTTAAGTATCTTCAGGTACTCCAGGAGAAGCAAGTTGACGGAGTCATTGTCGCGAGTCAGAGCATCAACCAAGCTTATGAAGCAGAGTTGATGTCGATGAACGTCCCTGTCGTACTCATTAACACGTTAGCCCACCATAACCAGATCGTGACTGTGAAAGTAGACGATCGGCAGGCCGCATACGATGCTACGGCATATTTAATCTCCAATGGTCATCGGGAGATTGCCATGATTAGCGGGAACCGCGACGATTTGCTCGCAGGCAGCACGAGGCTCTCAGGCTACAGACAGGCACTGGAGGATCAGGGTCTGACCTATGTTGAGGACAGAATTGCTTACGGTGATTTCCGATACGAAAGCGGCCGGAGTGCCATGAAGCAGCTTCTGGACACGAATCTGCCATTCACCGCGTTATTCGTAGCCAGCGACGAGATGGCAATCGGTGCGATGGGTGTCGCGCATGAAGCGGGTATCCGCATTCCCGAGGACATCTCGATTATCGGCTTCGACGATTTACTGATCTCGAGGATGAGCATTCCTCCGCTGACGACGATACATCAGCCGCTACAACAGATGGGAAGAAGCGCATCGGAAATGCTGATCCGCATGATGGATACAAGCGGTGAAGTGCATCCTATCATTGCTGAACATAGTATTGTGGAGAGAGCAACGGTTAGGCGTTTGGCGAAATAA
- a CDS encoding glycoside hydrolase family 3 C-terminal domain-containing protein — translation MIKRIGSIILTAAISISALVNPASASGTEGISPWMNTQLSAEERTELLIDELTMEQKIQQIAISRFNENDTGETVVINKKGSSKYQNGEFAPEGSLPGCEFQDTGRQIRGIEDLGIPTIRMTNGGTGVKGGSCNNDPQATGLPSTPALAATFDRELNYEAGRILGEETLAFAHHVFLGPGLNLIRHPYGGRNYEYFSEDPYLTGTMATQQVKGIQDQGVQAQIKHMAGNEQETERWTMGVQVPSNAMNELYMLPFEMTVRDADPASAMCSFPDVNGTFACDSSELLQDALRGKWGFDGYVMSDRRAIHDLVAAIKAGMNVELDWAPQYYTEKKIKAALESGQVTEDDIDNLLRPRYIKMIEFGHMDKPYDKFMPEIVDPMLNGASARKMAEQGSVLLKNDNGFLPLDGEPKTIALIGIHTFAGSAKMAPRSVRDDNDYVVTPYTVTPKQGLENVIKELGYKTKVKYNDGRDPKAAAELAAKSDLVLLMIGDNPHETVDRDTLGFPALNYETGLVEQEPLIDAVMEANAENTVVVLKTSGTVIMPWLDEVPAVLQAWYPGMEDGNAVANLLYGKVNPSGKLPMTFGATEREAAFATEEQFPGTRHDTGKPGGPGAYGNGSKQLIAKYTEGLEMGYRWYEANNVEPVFPFGYGLSYTTFEYDGLKVKKVQGKGTLSGIDVSFTVKNTGDVAGAEAAQVYLTLPDEAGQPSKRLVNFKKVDLEPGESKQVTVRVNQADSNHPFSYFVPEEPDNLANWADGEWATVDGKYRVHVGGSSADTPLEKDIPLNFKVSEDDGKDNGNNGNNGNNGNNGNNGNNGNNGNNGNNGNNGNNGNNGNNGNNGNNGNNGNNGNNGNNGNNGNNGTPEPKPEKPLFDTTVVNVEVVKEKVIKALESTAIVEFKDVLKTNWSASAIELAAKIGFVRGYTDGSFKTDAKVTRAEFATMLVKALGIEPKGDSSFADTKGSWAADAINALKSNDIINGYTDGTFKPNNQISRAEMATILSKVMNMSDSSGISKFTDISGSWAEDAINQLSDAGIVGGKGDGKFDPKSTASRAESVTMIIRVLNVNLDLGIKL, via the coding sequence ATGATAAAACGAATTGGTTCAATTATTTTGACAGCAGCGATATCCATTTCTGCGTTAGTAAATCCTGCTAGTGCGAGTGGAACGGAAGGGATTAGCCCCTGGATGAACACCCAGCTCTCAGCTGAAGAGCGCACCGAGCTGCTTATTGATGAGTTGACGATGGAACAGAAGATCCAGCAGATCGCCATCTCGCGCTTCAATGAGAACGACACTGGTGAGACGGTCGTCATCAACAAGAAGGGTAGTAGCAAGTATCAGAACGGCGAATTCGCGCCTGAGGGTAGCCTGCCCGGGTGTGAGTTTCAAGACACCGGCCGGCAGATCCGTGGGATCGAGGATCTGGGCATTCCCACAATCCGCATGACTAACGGTGGTACGGGCGTTAAAGGCGGATCGTGTAACAATGACCCACAGGCGACTGGCCTTCCGTCTACTCCAGCTTTGGCCGCGACATTCGACCGCGAGCTAAACTATGAGGCTGGCCGAATCCTTGGTGAGGAGACACTAGCTTTCGCGCATCACGTGTTTCTCGGACCAGGTCTGAACCTCATCCGTCACCCGTACGGTGGGCGGAACTATGAGTACTTCAGTGAGGACCCGTACCTGACTGGTACAATGGCGACACAGCAGGTCAAGGGTATCCAGGATCAGGGTGTACAGGCCCAGATCAAGCACATGGCTGGTAACGAGCAGGAGACCGAGCGTTGGACGATGGGTGTTCAGGTTCCCTCAAATGCTATGAACGAGCTGTACATGCTACCCTTCGAGATGACCGTCAGGGACGCTGACCCGGCTTCTGCGATGTGCTCTTTCCCAGACGTCAACGGCACCTTCGCCTGCGACAGCTCGGAGCTACTCCAGGACGCTCTGCGGGGCAAATGGGGCTTCGACGGTTACGTCATGAGTGACCGTCGCGCGATTCACGATTTGGTCGCTGCCATCAAGGCGGGCATGAATGTCGAGCTCGACTGGGCACCGCAGTACTACACTGAGAAGAAGATCAAGGCGGCCCTCGAATCTGGTCAAGTGACTGAGGACGACATCGACAATCTACTTCGTCCGCGTTACATCAAGATGATCGAGTTTGGCCACATGGATAAGCCTTACGACAAGTTCATGCCGGAGATCGTTGATCCGATGCTTAACGGCGCTAGCGCACGGAAGATGGCCGAGCAAGGCTCCGTTCTGTTGAAGAACGATAACGGATTCCTACCACTGGACGGCGAGCCAAAGACAATCGCGTTAATCGGCATTCATACGTTCGCTGGTTCGGCAAAGATGGCTCCTCGCTCTGTTCGTGACGACAATGATTATGTAGTGACTCCATATACGGTCACACCAAAGCAAGGCTTAGAGAATGTTATCAAAGAACTGGGATACAAAACTAAAGTCAAGTACAACGATGGCCGTGACCCGAAAGCTGCTGCCGAGTTAGCCGCTAAGTCCGACTTAGTGCTTCTCATGATCGGAGACAACCCACATGAGACCGTGGACCGTGATACCCTCGGATTCCCAGCCTTGAACTACGAAACGGGCTTGGTTGAGCAAGAGCCGTTGATCGACGCGGTTATGGAAGCCAACGCGGAAAACACAGTTGTAGTATTGAAGACTTCTGGTACAGTGATCATGCCGTGGTTGGATGAGGTCCCTGCAGTTCTTCAGGCATGGTACCCAGGTATGGAAGATGGCAATGCCGTCGCTAACCTGCTTTATGGTAAGGTCAATCCTTCGGGCAAGTTGCCGATGACGTTCGGTGCCACTGAGCGTGAGGCAGCATTCGCAACCGAAGAGCAGTTCCCTGGAACTCGTCACGATACTGGCAAGCCAGGTGGTCCAGGAGCGTACGGTAACGGTTCCAAACAGCTAATCGCTAAGTACACCGAAGGCCTAGAGATGGGCTACCGCTGGTACGAAGCCAACAACGTGGAGCCGGTCTTCCCATTCGGGTACGGCTTGTCGTATACGACCTTCGAGTATGACGGTCTTAAGGTGAAGAAAGTCCAAGGTAAAGGAACGTTGTCCGGTATTGACGTGTCCTTCACCGTCAAGAACACTGGTGACGTTGCCGGCGCTGAAGCGGCACAGGTTTACCTGACACTGCCGGACGAGGCAGGACAACCGTCTAAGCGATTAGTCAACTTCAAGAAGGTGGACCTTGAACCAGGTGAGAGCAAGCAGGTGACTGTACGAGTTAACCAGGCTGACTCTAACCACCCATTCTCCTATTTCGTTCCGGAAGAACCAGACAACCTAGCGAACTGGGCTGACGGCGAGTGGGCTACTGTTGACGGAAAGTACCGCGTGCATGTCGGTGGTTCCTCTGCAGACACTCCGCTGGAAAAAGACATCCCTTTGAACTTCAAAGTCAGCGAGGATGACGGCAAGGACAACGGAAACAATGGCAACAACGGTAACAATGGCAACAACGGTAACAATGGCAACAATGGCAACAATGGCAACAACGGTAACAACGGAAACAACGGAAACAACGGAAACAACGGAAACAACGGAAACAACGGAAACAACGGAAACAACGGTAACAACGGTAACAATGGCAACAATGGCAACAATGGCAACAACGGAACTCCTGAGCCAAAACCAGAAAAACCTTTGTTCGATACGACGGTTGTAAATGTAGAGGTTGTTAAGGAGAAAGTAATTAAAGCTCTCGAATCAACTGCTATAGTAGAATTTAAAGACGTGTTGAAAACCAACTGGAGTGCGAGTGCGATCGAGCTTGCTGCTAAGATTGGATTCGTGCGCGGATATACTGATGGTTCTTTCAAGACTGATGCTAAGGTAACTAGAGCTGAATTCGCTACAATGCTAGTGAAGGCGCTGGGAATCGAACCAAAAGGAGATTCATCATTTGCTGACACAAAAGGCAGTTGGGCAGCAGACGCAATCAATGCTCTGAAGAGTAATGATATCATCAATGGTTATACTGATGGTACATTTAAGCCTAATAATCAAATCTCTAGAGCCGAGATGGCGACTATTCTCTCTAAGGTAATGAACATGAGCGATTCTTCCGGTATCTCTAAATTCACAGACATATCCGGTAGTTGGGCGGAAGATGCAATTAACCAGTTATCTGATGCTGGGATTGTCGGTGGTAAAGGTGACGGAAAGTTCGATCCTAAATCTACTGCTTCTAGAGCTGAGTCAGTAACTATGATTATTCGGGTTCTTAACGTTAACTTAGACCTAGGAATCAAGCTGTAA
- a CDS encoding alpha-glucosidase, whose translation MNRTWWKESVAYQIYPRSFMDSNGDGIGDLQGIIAKLDYLQELGIDVIWLCPIYQSPNDDNGYDISDYRGVMSEFGTMEDFDQLLREVHARKMKVIIDLVINHTSDEHPWFLESRASMNNDKRDYYIWRDPVEGGVPNNWESIFGGSAWELDEASGQYFLHIFSRKQPDLNWENDAVRQELYEMVNWWLDKGIDGFRIDAISHIKKLPGLPDLPNPNNLPYVPSFDGHMNREGIHEWLQELKTETFSKYDIMTVGEANGVKIENVEDVAAWVGEENGNFNMVFQFEHLGLWNNTSDNALDLVGLKRILSKWQNGMEGVGWNALFIENHDLPRSVSTLGNDGEYRVPSAKALATMYFLMKGTPFIYQGQELGMTNLSFDSIEDFDDKAQHNHYRIAIENGQSHEQLMRDMGKTTRDNSRTPMQWDASPNAGFSSSLPWFRVNPNYADINVKKDLADSDSIYHFYKRLIRLRKENEVAVYGAYDLLLEEHEQIFAYTRTMGERQLLVIVNMSSEECRFALPEAVMHEQKLLLSNYAVEETVLSSDELTFRPYEARVYLA comes from the coding sequence ATGAATAGAACATGGTGGAAAGAAAGTGTAGCTTATCAGATTTATCCTCGCAGCTTCATGGACAGCAACGGGGACGGCATTGGAGATTTACAAGGCATTATCGCGAAGCTCGACTATTTGCAGGAGCTGGGCATCGACGTCATCTGGCTCTGTCCGATCTACCAGTCGCCGAATGACGACAACGGTTACGATATTTCCGATTATCGTGGTGTCATGTCCGAGTTCGGCACGATGGAGGATTTCGACCAGCTTCTGAGAGAAGTGCATGCACGTAAAATGAAGGTAATCATCGACCTAGTCATTAACCATACATCTGACGAGCATCCCTGGTTCCTCGAATCGCGTGCGAGCATGAATAACGACAAACGCGACTACTATATTTGGAGAGATCCAGTCGAGGGTGGCGTGCCTAATAACTGGGAGAGCATCTTTGGAGGGTCTGCGTGGGAACTGGATGAGGCGAGTGGCCAGTATTTTCTTCACATTTTCTCGCGCAAGCAGCCGGATTTGAATTGGGAGAACGACGCAGTACGGCAAGAGCTGTACGAGATGGTCAACTGGTGGCTGGACAAAGGAATCGACGGTTTCCGCATCGACGCGATCTCGCACATCAAGAAGCTGCCTGGTTTACCAGACTTGCCGAATCCGAACAACCTTCCTTACGTTCCGTCTTTTGACGGGCATATGAACCGCGAGGGTATCCATGAATGGCTGCAGGAGTTGAAGACCGAGACGTTTTCGAAATATGACATCATGACCGTTGGCGAGGCGAACGGGGTCAAAATCGAGAACGTGGAAGACGTTGCGGCTTGGGTTGGTGAGGAGAACGGAAACTTTAACATGGTGTTCCAGTTCGAGCATCTGGGCCTGTGGAATAACACGAGCGACAACGCACTGGATTTGGTCGGCCTTAAGCGTATTTTGTCTAAATGGCAAAATGGCATGGAGGGAGTGGGATGGAACGCACTGTTCATTGAGAACCATGATCTACCGCGCTCGGTCTCAACGCTGGGTAACGATGGTGAGTACCGCGTGCCTTCCGCCAAAGCACTCGCTACTATGTATTTTCTCATGAAGGGCACACCGTTCATCTACCAAGGACAAGAGCTCGGAATGACGAACTTGTCGTTCGACAGCATCGAAGATTTCGACGATAAAGCGCAGCATAACCACTATCGGATCGCGATCGAGAACGGCCAATCTCACGAGCAGTTGATGCGCGATATGGGTAAAACGACACGAGACAACTCCCGTACGCCAATGCAATGGGACGCTAGTCCGAACGCAGGGTTTTCGAGCTCGTTGCCTTGGTTCAGGGTAAATCCGAACTATGCCGATATTAACGTGAAGAAGGATCTCGCCGATTCGGATTCCATTTATCATTTTTATAAGCGGTTGATACGTCTGCGCAAGGAGAATGAGGTGGCGGTGTACGGGGCGTACGACTTGCTGCTAGAGGAGCATGAGCAAATTTTCGCTTACACGAGAACAATGGGAGAACGCCAGTTGCTCGTCATCGTCAACATGAGTAGCGAAGAGTGCCGCTTCGCGCTTCCTGAGGCAGTCATGCATGAGCAGAAGCTACTGCTGTCAAACTATGCAGTTGAAGAGACTGTACTCTCGTCGGACGAGCTGACGTTCAGACCTTACGAAGCTCGCGTGTATCTGGCGTAA
- a CDS encoding Stf0 family sulfotransferase, translating to MKPVRSYTIWFSQRTGSTLLYKALESTEVAGIPAEWLTEPDPGTFNIQDIRQMWQNGTTPNGVFGLKISSVKLDEWLNTFQRELHLPEGLSRPQIWEEAFPACKHIFMTRRNKVRLAVSWWRAIVSGEWHRVHGTRPHQEEIADKYSFDAINHLLVECTLREAGIEAFFAEQRIVPMTIVYEDFIQNYEDTVMKVLSFLNLPTESVQVASPFYDPIADDIAES from the coding sequence ATGAAACCTGTACGCAGTTACACAATCTGGTTTTCGCAGCGAACCGGAAGTACATTGTTGTATAAAGCACTCGAATCGACTGAGGTAGCAGGAATTCCAGCAGAGTGGCTGACGGAGCCAGATCCCGGTACATTCAACATCCAGGATATACGGCAAATGTGGCAAAATGGTACGACTCCTAATGGCGTATTCGGGCTCAAGATCTCGTCTGTCAAGTTGGATGAGTGGTTGAATACGTTCCAAAGAGAGTTGCATCTGCCAGAGGGACTGTCTAGGCCACAGATTTGGGAAGAAGCCTTCCCGGCTTGTAAACACATTTTTATGACTCGTCGCAATAAAGTGAGGCTCGCGGTGTCGTGGTGGAGAGCTATCGTATCCGGAGAATGGCACCGGGTACATGGCACGAGACCACATCAGGAGGAGATAGCAGACAAGTATTCCTTTGATGCGATCAATCATTTGCTTGTGGAGTGCACGTTGCGTGAAGCTGGCATAGAAGCGTTTTTCGCAGAGCAGCGTATTGTACCCATGACGATCGTATATGAAGACTTTATCCAGAACTACGAAGATACGGTTATGAAAGTATTGAGCTTTCTGAACTTACCGACGGAATCTGTTCAGGTAGCCTCTCCTTTCTACGACCCAATCGCCGATGATATCGCTGAAAGCTAG